CGCCGTGCCGTGGACGCCCGACCCCGTGCCCGGTCCACCGCGCGCCCGAGCTGGACGAGCAGGAACCCGGTGCCGACCACGCCCGCCGCGATCGGGGTGACGACGAGCTCGAGGTCGATGCCGGGCGCCCGCCACCAGTCGATGGTCCACGCCGCGACGACCCCGAACAGCAGGACCGCCGCACCGACCCACCAGCCGCGGCCGGGCAGGGTCCAGAAGCCGAACGCCGCGAGGACGACGAGCGCCCACGAGCCGAACGGTGCGAAGGACCGGGGGTCGTTCGTCCCGCAGGACGACACCGCGCACTCCCAGACGACGGTGTGCGCCACACCCGCGTACCAGTGGACGAGCAGGCACGCGGCGACGAGGGCGAGCAGTCCGACCGGGGGCCCGGCCCACGGTCGGACGCGGCCGAACCGGGAACGACGTCGTCGCGCGGCGGTCCACCCCTCGCCGAGCTCGTAGCCGGGCATCGGTCGGTACTCGGGCATCCCCGCACCGTACCCGCTCCGGGTTTCCGTGCAGAAGTGCTCCGGAAAGGCGTCAGCCCTGCGGCCCGGCGACGTCGAGCGCCCAGACGACGCCGAAGCGGTCGCGGAGCTGCCCGGCGAGTGGTGCCCACGCCGACGGTCCGAGCGGCTGCCGCACCTCGGCGCCGTCGAGGAGCCCCGCCCAGTACCGCTCGACCTCGGCAGCGTCGTCGCCGTGCACGTACACGTAGAAGGCGTTGCTGCCCTGGTCGTACGGCTGGCCGGGCCACACGTCGAACGCCATGATGCGGAAGCCGGCCTCGGTCGTCACCTGGCCGAAGACGATCCGGTCGGCCCAAGCGGGCTCGTCGGTGGCGCCCATCGCGCCGTAGGTCATGGACGCGACCTCGCCGCCGAAGACGCGGGCGTAGTGGTCGAGGGCCTCGCGGGCCTGTCCGTCGAAGTTGAGGTGGGTCGTGGTCTCGATGCTCATGGGACGAGCATGACCGGCAATGCGGTCAGATCGTGACCGCTTCTCGACGGATACTGGATCCATGCCCGGACCGTCCTCCCGCATGCTGACGCTGCTGTCCCTGCTGCAGGTGCACCGGGACTGGCCGGGCGACGAGCTCGCCGGCCGCCTCGAGGTCAGCCCGCGGACGCTCCGCCGCGACGTCGACCGCCTCCGTGAGCTCGGGTACCGCATCGATGCCCTGCGCGGACCGGCCGGTGGCTACCGGCTCGCCGCGGGAGGCGATCTCCCGCCGTTGCTGTTCGACGACGACCAGGCGGTCGCGATCGCCGTGGCACTGGCGGTGGCCCCGGCATCGGGCGCCGACATCGCCGAGGGGGCCGTGCGCGCGCTCGCGACGATCCGGCAGGTGCTGCCCGAGCGGCTCCGGAACCGCGTCGGTGCGGTCGACGTCGTGACCACGGCCGCGCGGACGACCGTCGACCCGGACGTGCTGGTCGAGGTCAGCCGCGCGGTGTCCGCGCGCGAGGTGCTCCGCTTCGGCTACGGACCGGACGAGCACCCCCGCCGGGTCGAGCCGCACGCCGTGGTCGCGCGGGCCGGCCGCTGGTACCTCCTCGCCTGGGACCCCGAGCGCACGGACTGGCGGACGTTCCGGGTCGACCGCATCACCCCGCGGCCGCCGACGAGGCTCCGGTTCGCCCCGCGCGACGTCCCGGGGAACGACCCGCTGGCCTTCGTGGCGGCGCGCTTCAAGGGGTCTGCCGTGGAGGACGCTTGGCCGTGCACCGGCACCGTGGACCTGCACTGCGCGGCGCGGGTCGTCGAGCCGTACCTCGACGCGGCGGACGACCTCGTCGCGACCGGCCCGGACCGCTGTCGGCTGACCACCGGATCGTGGTCGTGGGAGGCACTCGCAGCGCGGGTCGCGGGCTTCGCGGTCGACTTCACCGTGCTGGGTCCGCCTGCCCTACGTGGGGCAACCAATGAGCTCGCAACGCGACTCGTCAGTGCGTCGGTCCTGCCACCGATGTGATCAGCGGGCCGTCCACAGTGCTTCATCCAGCCACTCGGGGGCGACGCCCATCGACGACACGTCGATGGCATCCGTGGCCGGGAACGCGGCGAGGTGTGCGACAGCCCGCTGCGCCCAGTCGTGATCTGAAGGGATCGACCGGAGGAGGTAGGCCATCACGCTCAGTGTGTTGTACACGCCGAAGACCTTCGGAGCCCGTCCGTCCGACATGTGGCCAAGAAGCGGCACCTCGGAAGCCCGGGGCCGTTTCGGCGCGACGACCAGTTTCCGGTTGAAGAGCCGAGCGTGATGGGCGGCGACGTTCCGCACGTAGTTCAGTGATGCGAGCCAGCTCGACATCAGGCGCTTCGTCGGCACGTCGAACACATTCGCGATCTCCGTCGCGAGGTCGTTCCGGAGACCGGCGTAGAGGCGCGTGACGTGGCCGAGCTCGAGGATCTCGGTCAGCGCCCAGATGGGCATCCTGTCGTCGTACTTGTCACGGAAGTGCCCGACGAAGGCTTCGTCAGAAGCGCTCCGTCGTTCCTCGACCCGGCGGAGCCACGCCTCGTGGGGGCTCACGAAACCATCACGGGCGCCGGTGAAGGCCTGAGTGAAGAACCTCGCGTCCTCGTGCGCGAACGGGGAGTGCGCGCCGAGGACGTGAGCCACCTGGGTCCGAACGGCGACCTCGATCCGCTCGACGGCATCGATCACGAGCAGTCGCAACGATCGGTCGAAGTCGACCAGCGCCCCCGCGTGGAGGATGTCGGTCCCCGGTACGTAGTCGCTGTGCACCCGGAAGCGCTGCCGCCCGGCATCGTCCACGGCGACGGAGGAGCGCCGGAACGGGTACAGGTACCCCGTCAGTCGGTAGTAGCCGATCTCCCGCAGCATCTCTGCCGCGGCCTCACCATCACCGACACCGCACCCGCGTTGCTCGAGCCTCGCGATCTGGTCCGCGATCGAGAGCCACGGCTTCGCGTACTCCATCGTCCTCCCCCGACGAAAAGAAAATCGGCCCGAGCCGTGAAGGCGAGCGGGCCGATCGTGATACCAGAACGATATCACCTCCTCACCGACGATCGCTGTCCTGTTAGGACCGCGCATGCGTCCGTCAGGACGGCGTCAGGAATCCGTTAGGACCGGCCTGGAGGCACGACACCGGTCGCACCATCGGTGACGCACCAGGAATGGTGCGGTCCGCGCCGTCCGGTGCCGGGCCCGTGCAACCTACGGAGTCCTCGTGTTCGACGTGTTCGTCGTCGCCGGTGTCCTCGCCGTGTTCGGCGTGGTCGCCCTCATCGCCAAGGGGCTGGAGCGGCTGTGATCGGCATCACCATCGCCGCGGCCGTCCTCGGCGTCGCCGCTGTCGTCTACCTCGTCTGGGCACTCGTCCGGCCGGAGAAGTTCTGATGAGCGCGGGGGACACGTGGGCGGGCATCGCCCAGGTCGCACTCCTCGTCCTGCTCCTCGTCGTCTGCTACCGACCCGTCGGTGACTGGATGGCGAGCGTCTACACGCCCGTGCGGCACAGCCGGGTGGAGCGCGGGGCCTACCGGATCATCGGCGTCGACCCGGACGCCGAGCAGTCCTGGCCCGCGTACCTCCGCGGCGTGCTGCTCTTCAGCGTCGTCGGCCTGCTCGTCGTCTACCTCCTGCAGCGCATCCAGGTCGTGCTGCCGGGTGACCTCGGGCTGCCGAACGTCGGGCCGTCGCTCGCGTTCAACACGGCGGCGTCCTTCGTGGCGAACACGAACTGGCAGTCGTACTCGCCCGAGGCCACCGTCGGGTACTCCGTGCAGATGGCGGGCCTCGCGGTGCAGAACTTCCTGTCGGCAGCGGTCGGCCTCGCGGTCGCCGTGGCACTGGTCCGCGGCTTCGCCCGTCGGAAGTCCGGCACGCTCGGCAACGTCTGGGTCGACATCGTGCGCGGCACCGTCCGGCTCCTGCTCCCGGGCGCCTTCGTCTTCGCGATCGTCCTGGTCGCGGGAGGCGTCATCCAGTCGTGGGGCGCCGGCACGGACGTGACCACCCTGGTCGGTGGGACCCAGCACATCCCGGACGGCTTCGTCGCGTCGCAGGAGGCCATCAAGGAACTCGGGACGAACGGCGGCGGGTACTTCAACGCGAACTCGGCGCACCCGTTCGAGAACCCCCAGGCGTGGACGAACCTCGTCGAGGTCTTCCTCATGCTCGTGATCCCGTTCTCGCTGCCGCGCACGTTCGGCCGCCTCGTCGGCGACGACCGCCAGGGCTACGCGATCCTCGCCGTCATGGGAGCGATCTTCCTCGTGTCGCTCTCGGTGATGTCGATCGCCGAACTCGGGGGAGCCGGCACCGCCACCCACGCGGCCGGAGCGGCGATGGAGGGCAAGGAGATGCGCTTCGGCATCCTCGGCACGACCCTCTTCGGCACGACGTCGACCGCGACCTCGACCGGCGCCGTGAACGGCATGTTCGACAGCTTCACGCCGATCGGCGGGATGATGGCGATGCTCAACATGATGCTCGGCGAGATCAGCCCCGGCGGCGTC
This is a stretch of genomic DNA from Curtobacterium sp. 458. It encodes these proteins:
- a CDS encoding VOC family protein translates to MSIETTTHLNFDGQAREALDHYARVFGGEVASMTYGAMGATDEPAWADRIVFGQVTTEAGFRIMAFDVWPGQPYDQGSNAFYVYVHGDDAAEVERYWAGLLDGAEVRQPLGPSAWAPLAGQLRDRFGVVWALDVAGPQG
- a CDS encoding WYL domain-containing protein, which gives rise to MPGPSSRMLTLLSLLQVHRDWPGDELAGRLEVSPRTLRRDVDRLRELGYRIDALRGPAGGYRLAAGGDLPPLLFDDDQAVAIAVALAVAPASGADIAEGAVRALATIRQVLPERLRNRVGAVDVVTTAARTTVDPDVLVEVSRAVSAREVLRFGYGPDEHPRRVEPHAVVARAGRWYLLAWDPERTDWRTFRVDRITPRPPTRLRFAPRDVPGNDPLAFVAARFKGSAVEDAWPCTGTVDLHCAARVVEPYLDAADDLVATGPDRCRLTTGSWSWEALAARVAGFAVDFTVLGPPALRGATNELATRLVSASVLPPM
- a CDS encoding Abi family protein, with amino-acid sequence MEYAKPWLSIADQIARLEQRGCGVGDGEAAAEMLREIGYYRLTGYLYPFRRSSVAVDDAGRQRFRVHSDYVPGTDILHAGALVDFDRSLRLLVIDAVERIEVAVRTQVAHVLGAHSPFAHEDARFFTQAFTGARDGFVSPHEAWLRRVEERRSASDEAFVGHFRDKYDDRMPIWALTEILELGHVTRLYAGLRNDLATEIANVFDVPTKRLMSSWLASLNYVRNVAAHHARLFNRKLVVAPKRPRASEVPLLGHMSDGRAPKVFGVYNTLSVMAYLLRSIPSDHDWAQRAVAHLAAFPATDAIDVSSMGVAPEWLDEALWTAR
- the kdpF gene encoding K(+)-transporting ATPase subunit F, producing the protein MIGITIAAAVLGVAAVVYLVWALVRPEKF
- the kdpA gene encoding potassium-transporting ATPase subunit KdpA, yielding MSAGDTWAGIAQVALLVLLLVVCYRPVGDWMASVYTPVRHSRVERGAYRIIGVDPDAEQSWPAYLRGVLLFSVVGLLVVYLLQRIQVVLPGDLGLPNVGPSLAFNTAASFVANTNWQSYSPEATVGYSVQMAGLAVQNFLSAAVGLAVAVALVRGFARRKSGTLGNVWVDIVRGTVRLLLPGAFVFAIVLVAGGVIQSWGAGTDVTTLVGGTQHIPDGFVASQEAIKELGTNGGGYFNANSAHPFENPQAWTNLVEVFLMLVIPFSLPRTFGRLVGDDRQGYAILAVMGAIFLVSLSVMSIAELGGAGTATHAAGAAMEGKEMRFGILGTTLFGTTSTATSTGAVNGMFDSFTPIGGMMAMLNMMLGEISPGGVGSGLYGMLVLAVITVFIGGLLVGRTPEYLGKKIRAREMTFAALYILVTPTLVLLATGLSLVIPGVREQVVGTSIFNPGNHGLSELLYAYTSGANNNGSAFGGITANTTWMNSSLGVVMLLGRFLPIALVLALAGSLAQQDKVPATAGTLPTHRPLFIGLLGGVAVIVTALTYFPVLALGPLAEALAR